The following are from one region of the Archangium lipolyticum genome:
- a CDS encoding DMT family transporter: MKAERIWVALLLGVACIWGATFPIIKGATADIPPLQFVALRYGLASLLLIAVAAVWRRKVSGTTLGSGAILGTLLFGGYVLQTLGLVHTSSTNAAFLTGLSVIFVPVFGRLFFRVKLTRKIVAATGLATAGLWCLSGAGTIGLNLGDLMEIGCAVFFGLHILFVPRVGSRQDPLVLTAVQMATVAVLAAIASGFAEPRSTLPRGLDSWWALLFTGVLGSALAYLVQMKAQQKISPIKTALIFSTEPLWGAVFAYLLAAERISPMGYLGGVLLVIAMILMELPKRFPFRTTTRRASDRLRQEELHPGAPAHLDA; the protein is encoded by the coding sequence TTGAAAGCTGAACGAATCTGGGTGGCACTCCTGCTCGGGGTGGCGTGCATCTGGGGCGCTACCTTTCCCATCATCAAGGGCGCCACGGCGGACATCCCGCCCCTGCAATTCGTCGCGCTCCGCTACGGCCTGGCCTCGCTCCTGCTCATCGCGGTCGCCGCGGTCTGGAGGCGGAAGGTCTCGGGGACCACCCTCGGGTCCGGTGCCATCCTTGGCACCCTGCTCTTCGGGGGCTATGTCCTGCAGACCCTCGGTCTCGTGCACACCAGCTCGACGAACGCGGCGTTCCTGACCGGGCTCTCGGTCATTTTCGTGCCGGTATTCGGAAGGCTCTTCTTCCGGGTGAAACTCACGCGCAAGATCGTGGCCGCCACGGGACTGGCCACCGCAGGGCTCTGGTGCCTCAGTGGAGCGGGGACGATCGGGTTGAATCTCGGCGACTTGATGGAGATCGGCTGCGCGGTCTTCTTCGGGCTCCACATCCTGTTCGTTCCCAGGGTGGGGAGCCGGCAGGATCCCCTGGTCCTCACCGCCGTGCAGATGGCGACGGTGGCGGTGCTCGCTGCCATCGCGAGCGGCTTCGCGGAGCCTCGGTCGACGCTCCCTCGGGGGCTGGATTCATGGTGGGCCCTGTTGTTCACCGGCGTGTTGGGCAGTGCGCTCGCCTACCTGGTGCAGATGAAGGCGCAACAGAAGATCTCCCCCATCAAGACGGCGCTGATCTTCTCGACCGAGCCGCTTTGGGGCGCGGTGTTCGCCTATCTGCTCGCGGCTGAGCGGATCTCGCCGATGGGCTACCTGGGAGGCGTGCTGTTGGTGATTGCGATGATCCTCATGGAGCTCCCGAAGAGGTTTCCTTTCCGGACCACCACCCGCCGAGCCTCCGACCGGCTCCGCCAGGAAGAGCTCCACCCGGGCGCTCCTGCCCACCTGGACGCGTGA
- a CDS encoding tripartite tricarboxylate transporter permease, with amino-acid sequence MQADLLNEILVAAGMGLLGAVVFAAIGLISGTDETTTLAPPTLLVALLGVPPAGVFTFFLAGAVAKHMTHAVPTALLGIPGDTTAIPLLQDANTLRNLGVPHIALRKMVSGGIVAAFLAVPLAVLFAVLLAPFSDIISKSAPWLFVTAAVLIAYLSGGRWASVATLVPFVLVIVALQAFTASRGVKLSVSYFLGIAIGPLVADLFSVLSPLEGPRMRRDRVRTFSLAPDVKGWSGYFPNPFKVLDATQTRWTLAAAAVSSATFVFSPVAMTVVMGEAVGSRIKHAYHRLTTVLAARNGVTESTYIAEVLIPLIAFGLPLSPVAAGPAAPLFNAPPRFTVDTATGQTHNLHDLLSHWEFLGYGMLSVVLASLVSYPFAMNHARRAALFVSRKVSHEAIIATFIGLIIVISVWEGQVLGLLVILTMGLLGGLLSRTLGFNTGVQFMGYYTAVLTVPALLKLFT; translated from the coding sequence GTGCAAGCGGACCTCTTGAATGAGATCCTGGTCGCCGCGGGCATGGGGCTGCTCGGAGCGGTGGTGTTCGCCGCCATCGGATTGATCTCCGGGACTGACGAGACGACGACGCTCGCACCGCCTACCCTGCTGGTCGCACTGCTGGGCGTGCCGCCGGCGGGCGTCTTCACCTTCTTTCTCGCCGGGGCCGTCGCCAAGCACATGACGCATGCGGTCCCCACCGCACTGCTCGGCATCCCCGGCGACACCACCGCCATTCCACTGCTGCAGGACGCCAACACCCTGCGCAACCTCGGCGTACCGCACATCGCGCTGCGCAAGATGGTGTCCGGAGGAATCGTCGCCGCCTTCCTGGCGGTGCCGCTGGCGGTGTTGTTCGCCGTCCTGCTCGCGCCCTTCAGCGACATCATCTCGAAGTCGGCGCCGTGGCTCTTCGTGACGGCCGCGGTGCTGATCGCCTACCTGTCTGGCGGCCGTTGGGCGTCCGTGGCCACGCTGGTGCCCTTCGTCCTCGTCATCGTGGCGCTGCAGGCGTTCACGGCCAGCCGTGGCGTCAAGCTCAGTGTGAGCTACTTCCTCGGAATCGCCATCGGCCCGCTGGTGGCCGACCTGTTCTCGGTGCTCTCTCCGCTCGAGGGGCCGCGCATGCGACGCGACCGCGTCCGGACGTTCTCGCTGGCTCCGGATGTGAAGGGCTGGTCGGGTTATTTCCCCAACCCGTTCAAGGTGCTCGACGCCACCCAGACCCGCTGGACGCTCGCCGCCGCGGCGGTGTCGAGCGCCACGTTCGTCTTCAGCCCGGTGGCGATGACGGTGGTGATGGGCGAGGCCGTGGGCTCGCGCATCAAGCATGCGTATCACCGGCTGACCACCGTGCTGGCCGCGCGCAACGGGGTGACCGAGTCCACCTACATCGCTGAAGTGCTGATTCCGCTGATCGCTTTCGGTCTGCCCTTGAGTCCGGTGGCGGCCGGTCCGGCCGCGCCGCTGTTCAACGCGCCTCCACGGTTCACGGTGGATACCGCCACCGGGCAGACGCACAACCTGCACGATCTGCTCAGTCACTGGGAGTTTCTTGGCTACGGCATGTTGTCCGTGGTGCTGGCGTCGCTGGTGTCCTACCCGTTCGCCATGAACCATGCGCGGCGGGCGGCGCTGTTCGTCTCGCGCAAGGTGAGCCACGAGGCCATCATCGCCACCTTCATCGGACTGATCATCGTCATCAGCGTCTGGGAAGGCCAGGTCCTGGGGCTGCTGGTGATCCTGACGATGGGACTGCTCGGTGGGCTGTTGTCGCGCACCCTCGGATTCAACACGGGCGTGCAGTTCATGGGTTACTACACCGCGGTGCTCACCGTGCCCGCGTTGCTCAAGCTGTTCACGTGA
- a CDS encoding VOC family protein — translation MSHARVSICHVFVFVEPGAPEAAWLERAGLRESFRRVHPGQGTTNVCYCFDNAYLELMWAVDWTELASPAVTPTRLAERAAWRSTGASPFGIALRTEPPEAPLPFGTWDYQAPFLPSGRTIPVAHSSREPRQPFLFRSPGSVRPDQWTDGRAGERQRGAGLSEIAALHLMLPPGLESAAELRQLEQAGLLTLGTGEDGPRMVLTLSLLSGGPPKRLSLPDFGWSD, via the coding sequence ATGAGCCACGCGCGTGTCAGCATCTGCCACGTCTTTGTATTCGTCGAGCCCGGCGCTCCGGAGGCCGCCTGGCTGGAACGAGCGGGTCTACGAGAGAGCTTCCGGCGCGTCCATCCAGGCCAGGGCACCACCAATGTCTGCTATTGCTTCGACAACGCGTACCTGGAGCTGATGTGGGCTGTAGACTGGACGGAGCTGGCGAGTCCCGCCGTCACCCCGACCCGGCTGGCCGAGCGTGCTGCCTGGCGAAGTACCGGCGCCTCTCCCTTCGGCATCGCCTTGCGTACCGAGCCGCCCGAAGCTCCATTGCCCTTCGGCACCTGGGACTACCAGGCCCCCTTTCTCCCCTCGGGACGGACGATTCCCGTCGCTCATTCGAGCAGGGAGCCACGCCAGCCCTTCCTGTTCCGCTCCCCCGGCAGTGTCCGGCCCGATCAGTGGACGGATGGCCGGGCTGGCGAGCGGCAGCGCGGTGCCGGATTGTCTGAGATTGCCGCCTTGCACCTCATGCTTCCACCCGGCCTGGAGTCCGCGGCGGAACTGCGACAGTTGGAGCAGGCGGGGCTTCTCACCCTGGGAACCGGGGAGGATGGGCCACGCATGGTCCTGACGCTCTCCCTCCTCTCGGGCGGCCCACCGAAGCGCTTGTCCCTGCCGGACTTCGGCTGGTCTGACTGA
- a CDS encoding AAC(3) family N-acetyltransferase, whose amino-acid sequence MTEMRVAQVVAQLRALGVRPGGVLLVHTSFRAVRPIEGGPLGLIDALRSALGEAGTLVMPTMTDGETVFDPASTPTCDMGITAELFWRQPGVRRSTHPGGSFAAVGPMAERICAPQPLSPPHGPDSPVGRVHDLAGQVLLLGVGHSENTTLHLAEAIAGVPYSVEHPCIVEVDGAVRTVMIPETDHCCRGFNLLDEPLRARALQHEGLVGHARARLCDSRDIVATAVGLLASDPLVFLCAPEAHCEECDTARASVGPPSKAAK is encoded by the coding sequence ATGACGGAAATGAGAGTCGCTCAGGTGGTCGCCCAGCTTCGAGCACTGGGCGTACGCCCCGGCGGTGTGCTGCTCGTCCACACGTCGTTCAGGGCGGTGAGGCCCATCGAAGGCGGCCCGCTGGGGCTGATTGACGCATTGAGGTCCGCGCTCGGGGAGGCTGGCACGCTGGTCATGCCGACGATGACCGACGGAGAGACGGTCTTCGATCCCGCGTCGACGCCGACGTGCGACATGGGCATCACCGCCGAGCTGTTCTGGAGACAGCCGGGTGTACGGCGCAGCACGCATCCGGGTGGCTCGTTCGCGGCCGTGGGTCCCATGGCCGAGCGCATCTGCGCACCCCAGCCCCTGTCGCCCCCGCATGGCCCGGACAGTCCGGTGGGCCGCGTGCACGACCTCGCCGGACAGGTGTTGCTCCTCGGCGTGGGTCACAGCGAGAACACGACGTTGCACCTGGCGGAGGCCATCGCGGGTGTCCCCTACTCCGTCGAGCATCCCTGCATCGTCGAGGTGGACGGAGCCGTACGAACCGTGATGATCCCCGAGACCGACCATTGCTGCCGGGGCTTCAACCTGCTCGACGAGCCGCTGCGCGCACGCGCGTTGCAGCACGAGGGCCTCGTGGGCCACGCCCGGGCACGGCTGTGCGACTCACGGGATATCGTCGCCACGGCGGTCGGGCTGCTCGCGTCGGATCCTCTCGTGTTCCTGTGTGCGCCGGAGGCGCACTGCGAGGAGTGTGACACGGCGCGCGCCAGCGTCGGCCCGCCCTCGAAAGCGGCGAAGTGA
- a CDS encoding ketoacyl-ACP synthase III family protein codes for MKTPGVFISATGTYLPDRVPVEWAVAQGHLGEAEARRYGITGVSVAGDLPAPEMALRASRQAMHRAGQDPAALSLLLYVSTWYQGPHGWCPQYYVQRHTGSGQATAAEIRQACMGMFSACELAAAHLLAAPEHTAALITSADNYNTPRIDRWRSTPHAPLGDGACALLLTRKPGFARLESINAVTLPQYEERHRGSTPLFPPEATLGTTKLDLERAKEQWFSTTGTDPRELAATMSRTLLEIVDKTLREASLDMSEITRVAFVNWSEERVRERAAVPLGLPMSRLTWEYGRTIGHVGASDQVLSLDHLLVSGELNAGDNLLLLGTGTGANIACMAVRILHRPRWAEVENVR; via the coding sequence ATGAAGACACCAGGCGTGTTCATCAGCGCGACCGGGACCTACCTCCCCGACCGGGTGCCGGTCGAGTGGGCCGTCGCCCAGGGACATCTGGGCGAGGCCGAGGCCAGACGGTACGGCATCACGGGCGTCTCGGTCGCGGGCGACCTGCCCGCGCCGGAGATGGCGCTCCGCGCGAGCAGGCAGGCGATGCATCGCGCCGGACAGGATCCGGCGGCGCTGAGCCTCCTCCTGTATGTCAGCACCTGGTACCAGGGACCCCACGGCTGGTGTCCCCAGTACTACGTCCAGCGGCACACCGGCTCCGGACAGGCGACCGCGGCGGAGATCCGGCAGGCCTGCATGGGCATGTTCAGCGCCTGCGAGCTGGCCGCGGCTCACCTGCTCGCGGCACCGGAGCACACGGCCGCCCTGATCACCTCGGCGGACAACTACAACACCCCGAGGATCGACCGCTGGCGGTCCACCCCGCACGCCCCGCTCGGCGACGGTGCGTGCGCGCTGCTGCTCACCCGGAAGCCCGGTTTCGCGCGCCTGGAGTCGATCAACGCGGTGACACTGCCCCAGTACGAGGAGCGGCACCGGGGCTCGACTCCCCTGTTCCCGCCGGAGGCGACCCTGGGCACGACAAAGCTCGACCTGGAGAGGGCCAAGGAGCAGTGGTTCTCGACCACGGGCACGGACCCGCGGGAACTGGCGGCGACGATGTCCAGAACCCTGCTGGAGATCGTCGACAAGACCCTCCGGGAGGCGAGCCTGGACATGTCCGAGATCACCCGGGTCGCCTTCGTCAACTGGTCCGAGGAGCGCGTGCGGGAACGCGCCGCGGTCCCGCTTGGACTGCCCATGTCCAGGTTGACCTGGGAGTACGGCCGCACCATCGGACACGTCGGCGCCAGCGACCAGGTGCTCTCGCTGGACCACCTCCTCGTCTCCGGCGAGCTGAACGCGGGAGACAACCTCCTGCTGCTCGGTACCGGGACGGGGGCGAACATCGCGTGCATGGCCGTGCGGATCCTGCACCGGCCGCGTTGGGCGGAAGTCGAGAACGTGAGGTGA
- a CDS encoding AMP-binding protein — MNLGLIPARWAALTPRRTALVDITHQRRIDWATLDTRVRRLANGLRALGLRSGDRVAVLSRNSIEYQELYFAVGRAGLVLLPLNWRLSTEALRTLVANAEPAVLVASAEFRHVAEDLGRAVDLVRLLHYGPSGDGGYEELIASAPDTEPPWCEQVQDTDPCFILYTGGTTGTAKGVVHSHRSVAAGMLNQTVAERIVPSDVYLLTGQMFHIPVVLSMNYLAHGCPVVLMNFDARQALEVIEQERVSAFLGITTMLNWMLEVPGFGTYDLSSLRNIQYGGGPMPSAIVRAVAEAFPCDLIQGYGQTEGVTMSFLSQEDHRNALRGIHPHRLRSCGREGFGTRIRVVDADGHDVPRDGRTPGEIVVRGEANMLGYFRRPDLTAATFRDGWMRTGDVATWDDERYLYIVDRLKDMIISGGEKIYSVEVEEAIGRHPAVLECAVIGVPDEQWGESVKAFVVLKPNRTATAEDIIDVARRHLASYQKPRSVEFVAELPKAPTGKLLKRELRAPYWADRNIS; from the coding sequence ATGAACCTCGGGCTGATCCCCGCCAGGTGGGCGGCCCTCACTCCCCGGCGAACCGCGCTGGTCGACATCACCCACCAGCGGCGCATCGACTGGGCCACCTTGGACACCCGGGTGCGCAGGCTGGCCAACGGCCTGCGGGCACTGGGTCTGCGCTCCGGTGACCGGGTGGCCGTGCTCAGCCGCAACAGCATCGAGTACCAGGAGCTCTACTTCGCGGTGGGCCGCGCGGGCCTGGTGCTGTTGCCGCTGAACTGGAGGCTGTCCACCGAGGCGCTGCGCACACTCGTCGCCAACGCTGAACCCGCCGTCCTGGTCGCCTCGGCCGAGTTCCGGCACGTGGCCGAGGACCTGGGCCGGGCGGTCGACCTGGTGCGCCTGCTCCACTATGGACCCAGCGGGGATGGCGGCTATGAGGAGCTCATCGCCTCGGCGCCGGATACCGAGCCGCCCTGGTGCGAGCAGGTCCAGGATACCGATCCCTGTTTCATCCTCTACACCGGCGGCACGACCGGAACGGCCAAAGGCGTGGTGCACTCCCATCGCAGTGTGGCCGCCGGGATGCTCAACCAGACGGTGGCGGAGCGGATAGTGCCCTCGGACGTCTACCTGCTCACCGGGCAGATGTTCCACATCCCCGTGGTGCTCTCGATGAACTATCTGGCCCACGGCTGCCCCGTGGTGCTGATGAACTTCGATGCCCGGCAGGCGCTGGAGGTCATCGAACAGGAGCGGGTCTCGGCGTTCCTCGGCATCACCACGATGCTCAACTGGATGCTGGAGGTGCCGGGGTTCGGCACCTACGACCTGTCGAGTCTGCGCAACATCCAATACGGCGGTGGCCCGATGCCCAGCGCGATCGTGCGCGCGGTGGCGGAGGCCTTCCCGTGCGATTTGATCCAGGGATACGGGCAGACCGAAGGGGTGACCATGTCGTTCCTGTCCCAGGAGGACCACCGCAATGCGCTGCGGGGGATCCACCCGCACCGGCTGCGCTCCTGTGGCCGCGAGGGCTTCGGCACCCGGATCCGGGTCGTCGACGCGGACGGCCACGACGTGCCGCGCGACGGAAGGACTCCCGGTGAGATCGTGGTCCGCGGCGAGGCCAACATGCTCGGCTACTTCCGGCGGCCGGACCTGACCGCGGCCACCTTCCGGGACGGGTGGATGCGGACCGGCGATGTGGCCACCTGGGATGACGAGCGCTACCTGTACATCGTCGACCGGCTGAAGGACATGATCATCTCGGGTGGGGAGAAGATCTACAGCGTCGAGGTGGAGGAGGCGATCGGCAGGCACCCGGCCGTGCTGGAGTGCGCCGTGATCGGGGTGCCCGACGAGCAGTGGGGAGAGTCGGTGAAGGCCTTCGTGGTGCTCAAGCCGAACCGGACGGCGACAGCGGAGGACATCATCGACGTCGCCCGCAGGCACCTGGCCTCCTACCAGAAACCACGTTCGGTGGAGTTCGTCGCCGAGTTGCCGAAGGCGCCCACCGGCAAGCTGCTCAAGCGGGAGCTGCGCGCACCCTACTGGGCGGACAGGAACATCTCATGA
- a CDS encoding nuclear transport factor 2 family protein — protein sequence MIGTSEAIPGNGGVMSVRESIADLVARYALAYDTRDWDALVECFTPDASLTLRVAGGDLAGPFRGHSEIMRLMRDSAAAQDDRRRHVCTNLVVDPSGPGTATARSYLTLISVRDGRLEVLSTGTYTDEVVQAGESWRLRARHIELDLPTDGRGPR from the coding sequence ATGATCGGGACATCAGAGGCAATCCCTGGCAACGGCGGTGTGATGTCCGTTCGCGAGTCCATCGCCGACCTGGTGGCGAGGTACGCGTTGGCCTACGACACTCGCGACTGGGACGCGCTCGTCGAGTGCTTCACCCCGGACGCGTCGCTGACCCTGCGCGTCGCCGGTGGCGACCTGGCCGGTCCGTTCCGGGGACACTCGGAGATCATGCGCCTGATGCGGGACTCCGCCGCGGCGCAGGACGACCGCAGGCGGCACGTGTGCACGAACCTGGTGGTCGACCCCTCCGGTCCCGGCACGGCCACCGCGCGCTCGTACCTGACGCTGATCTCGGTTCGGGACGGGCGCCTCGAGGTGCTGTCCACCGGGACCTACACCGACGAGGTGGTCCAGGCCGGGGAGTCCTGGCGGTTGCGCGCCCGGCACATCGAGCTCGACCTCCCCACTGATGGCCGGGGCCCTCGATGA
- a CDS encoding WD40/YVTN/BNR-like repeat-containing protein, with product MQARSAMKKPSVTVASVRELDREFQLKKRFDLKKRSNERVAVLRGPIELDHLPLDFRQLDRFLGIPRRDKGGNTMDALIGLIIDGDVTVKGAVVNAEMDFGPFLLVRGDLHARDVACGGSQVRVEGALTLSGALFGFYNHGSIVVEGPTRAACVLTEEHVIRLEGGLVSPVVRGGNFLEVSGKTVPEDPLALRLLAPELFDWSSWVGLGPAGQRSSKAEGESELAFIQLERELILEAIAEGRPLVRGKRAFKAPPRKTRTPTGHWRANMHFLDGVCVRADLAGFAVCHTPRWRDAEFGRLYGYSTTKGWGATSTPGGAPISLCYFIDAENQRSWRILLNDGVVVVVSGGALVRLDVLNAPAPLHRIRSVTDGLVVCGDDLVVHASSGKTWNRLEKGLPQGATGAFRDIAGHSLRDLTAVGTGGRVMHFDGESWHSLEAPTQVELHAVATTREGIAVVGDQGTLLVRGAEGRWRTFQTGDKAPLVGVAVLGERLFVASRLDILELAGDTLKPVETGLTPSFGGGRLHACDGVMWCIGLTELARFDGSTWERILCPDQHITLDQKPTTALPPPGAIHLEGLA from the coding sequence ATGCAGGCCCGATCAGCGATGAAGAAGCCCTCCGTCACCGTTGCCTCCGTCCGCGAGCTCGACCGCGAGTTCCAGCTGAAGAAGCGCTTCGACCTGAAGAAGCGCTCGAACGAACGGGTGGCCGTCCTTCGCGGCCCCATCGAGCTCGATCACCTTCCGCTCGACTTCCGACAGCTCGATCGGTTCCTGGGCATTCCGCGCCGTGACAAAGGCGGCAACACCATGGACGCGCTGATCGGGCTGATCATCGACGGCGACGTGACGGTGAAGGGCGCGGTCGTGAATGCCGAGATGGACTTCGGCCCCTTTCTGCTCGTGCGAGGCGATCTCCATGCGCGCGATGTCGCCTGCGGCGGCAGCCAGGTGCGGGTGGAAGGTGCGCTGACGCTGTCGGGCGCGCTGTTCGGCTTCTACAACCACGGGTCCATCGTCGTGGAGGGGCCGACGCGGGCGGCGTGCGTGCTGACGGAGGAGCACGTGATTCGCCTCGAGGGAGGGCTCGTCTCGCCCGTCGTCCGCGGGGGGAACTTCCTCGAGGTGTCGGGCAAGACCGTGCCCGAGGACCCGCTGGCGCTCCGGCTGCTCGCCCCGGAGCTGTTCGACTGGTCCTCGTGGGTGGGCCTCGGGCCCGCCGGCCAGAGATCGTCGAAAGCCGAGGGTGAATCAGAGCTCGCCTTCATCCAGCTCGAGCGGGAGCTCATTCTCGAGGCCATTGCCGAGGGCCGTCCGCTGGTGCGAGGAAAGCGGGCCTTCAAGGCACCTCCGCGGAAGACGCGGACACCCACCGGCCACTGGCGTGCGAACATGCACTTCCTCGACGGCGTCTGCGTGCGAGCCGACCTCGCGGGCTTCGCGGTGTGCCACACCCCACGGTGGCGTGACGCGGAGTTCGGCCGTCTCTACGGGTACTCGACCACGAAAGGGTGGGGGGCGACGTCGACGCCAGGCGGGGCTCCGATTTCCCTGTGCTACTTCATCGACGCCGAGAACCAGCGCTCGTGGCGCATTCTGCTCAACGACGGTGTCGTCGTCGTGGTCAGTGGCGGAGCGCTCGTTCGGCTCGATGTGCTCAACGCTCCCGCGCCCCTGCACCGCATCCGCTCGGTGACTGATGGTCTCGTCGTGTGTGGCGATGACCTCGTCGTCCATGCCTCGTCGGGCAAGACCTGGAACCGCTTGGAGAAGGGGCTGCCCCAGGGGGCCACGGGAGCCTTCAGGGACATTGCTGGCCACTCCCTCCGTGACCTGACCGCCGTGGGAACCGGCGGGCGGGTGATGCACTTCGATGGAGAGTCGTGGCACTCGCTGGAGGCTCCGACCCAGGTCGAGCTGCACGCGGTGGCGACCACGAGGGAAGGGATTGCCGTCGTCGGCGACCAGGGGACGCTCCTCGTTCGCGGAGCGGAGGGCCGCTGGAGGACATTCCAGACCGGAGACAAGGCACCGCTGGTCGGCGTCGCGGTGCTCGGTGAACGACTCTTCGTTGCTTCCCGGCTCGACATCCTCGAGCTCGCGGGCGACACGTTGAAGCCCGTCGAGACCGGGCTGACGCCCTCTTTTGGCGGTGGCCGGCTGCACGCGTGTGACGGCGTGATGTGGTGTATCGGGTTGACCGAACTCGCCCGCTTCGACGGCTCGACCTGGGAACGGATCCTCTGCCCCGATCAACACATCACCCTGGATCAGAAACCAACCACCGCGCTACCTCCGCCGGGGGCGATCCACCTGGAAGGGCTGGCCTGA